A single window of Archangium gephyra DNA harbors:
- a CDS encoding ferredoxin codes for MEARADRPLPRTPRGDVVSGETSQPRRWRVRVTEKCGGCGMCVMTAPLYFQLVDGYSQARHSEVEPDDAVLAAAELCPMSAIEVVDADTGAEVTPTP; via the coding sequence GTGGAAGCCCGGGCTGATCGCCCGCTGCCCCGCACGCCTCGAGGTGACGTGGTGAGCGGCGAAACCTCTCAGCCTCGCCGCTGGCGGGTGCGGGTCACGGAGAAATGTGGCGGTTGTGGGATGTGCGTCATGACGGCACCCCTCTACTTCCAGCTCGTGGACGGCTACTCCCAAGCCCGGCACAGCGAGGTCGAGCCGGACGACGCCGTGCTCGCGGCGGCCGAGCTGTGCCCGATGAGCGCCATCGAAGTGGTCGACGCCGACACCGGCGCCGAGGTGACACCCACGCCCTGA
- a CDS encoding DUF488 family protein has product MSTERPKRKAPGWARARIYTVGHSTRSAEELLELLQAHGIQTLVDIRTVPRSRTNPQFNQDTLPRTLGKVDLRYVHLPRLGGLRRTSKDSPNTAWRNTSFRGYADYMQTDEFTRGLEELRELTADGPLALMCAEAVRWRCHRTLVADALYARGVEVRHITSRTRAEPHKLTPFAQLHGRQVLYPGGQEEERQQSSPSPSPV; this is encoded by the coding sequence ATGAGCACGGAGCGGCCGAAACGAAAGGCACCGGGCTGGGCCAGAGCACGCATCTACACGGTGGGCCACTCCACGCGCTCGGCGGAGGAGTTGCTGGAACTGCTCCAGGCGCACGGCATCCAGACGCTGGTGGACATCCGCACGGTGCCGCGCTCGCGCACGAATCCGCAGTTCAACCAGGACACCCTGCCCCGGACGCTCGGGAAGGTGGACCTCCGGTACGTGCACCTGCCGAGGCTCGGAGGGCTGCGGCGCACGAGCAAGGACTCCCCCAACACGGCGTGGCGCAACACCAGCTTCCGCGGCTACGCGGACTACATGCAGACGGACGAGTTCACGCGGGGACTCGAGGAGCTGCGGGAGCTCACGGCGGACGGGCCGCTGGCGCTCATGTGTGCCGAGGCGGTGCGCTGGAGGTGCCACCGCACGCTGGTGGCGGACGCGCTGTACGCCCGGGGCGTGGAGGTGCGGCACATCACCAGCCGCACCCGCGCCGAGCCCCACAAGCTCACGCCCTTCGCGCAGCTGCACGGCCGGCAGGTGCTCTATCCGGGAGGCCAGGAGGAGGAGCGCCAACAGTCCTCCCCCAGCCCTTCACCGGTGTAG
- a CDS encoding Ig-like domain-containing protein: MMGCGGDADSVAPVNVRVVEGVTEGESVSGSRLLRATAEDNSGAVARVEFFVSGSPACVDAVARNSGSTFSCTWDSSTTSPGTHQLTVKAQDAAGNNTVSAPISFTVLPPNRAPTLGPVATTHTSLNEGSSASLSVTATDPDGDTLTYSWTQSPFSPLGTFAEGSSSTASWTAPFVSRDTTFVLKVAVSDGKGGSTQGTVSVTVVNVPALNQAPIVDAAIGVDTQGLVAGKSLPLYISARDLDGDPLTYSWTTEPSGAGSFTRPNQASAEWRSGELDRPASYTLKVTVSDGARSETRSVNVEVGVPLYARDIEPIWSAQCSNCHNEYGAEGLNLQEGKSHASLMASGVGQCAAGPRVTPGRPDESLLVSRISGDSCGRRMPLGNPDYFDLHPGELTQIRSWILAGALDN, encoded by the coding sequence ATGATGGGATGCGGGGGGGATGCGGACTCCGTTGCTCCGGTGAATGTCCGGGTGGTGGAGGGCGTGACGGAGGGAGAGAGCGTCTCGGGCTCGCGGCTGCTCCGGGCCACCGCCGAGGACAACTCGGGCGCGGTGGCCCGGGTGGAGTTCTTCGTCTCTGGCTCGCCGGCGTGCGTGGACGCCGTCGCGCGGAACTCCGGCTCGACCTTCTCGTGCACCTGGGACTCGTCCACCACGTCCCCGGGGACTCACCAGCTCACCGTGAAGGCCCAGGACGCCGCGGGCAACAACACCGTCTCCGCCCCCATCTCCTTCACCGTCCTGCCGCCCAACCGCGCCCCCACGCTCGGCCCGGTGGCCACGACGCACACGAGCCTCAATGAAGGCTCCAGCGCGAGCCTCTCGGTGACGGCCACGGATCCCGATGGCGACACGCTCACCTATTCCTGGACCCAGAGCCCGTTCTCGCCCCTGGGCACCTTCGCCGAGGGGAGCAGCTCCACCGCCTCGTGGACCGCGCCGTTCGTCTCCCGCGACACGACCTTCGTCCTGAAGGTGGCGGTCTCGGACGGGAAGGGGGGCTCGACCCAGGGCACGGTGTCGGTCACCGTGGTGAACGTCCCCGCCCTCAACCAGGCGCCCATCGTGGACGCGGCCATCGGCGTGGACACCCAGGGGCTCGTCGCGGGCAAGTCCCTTCCCCTCTACATCTCCGCGAGGGATCTGGATGGGGACCCGCTCACCTATTCCTGGACGACGGAACCGAGCGGAGCGGGGAGCTTCACCCGCCCGAACCAGGCTTCCGCCGAGTGGCGCTCGGGAGAGCTCGACCGGCCCGCCTCCTATACCCTGAAGGTCACCGTGTCCGATGGAGCCCGCTCGGAGACCCGCTCCGTGAACGTAGAGGTGGGCGTTCCTTTGTATGCCCGGGACATCGAGCCCATCTGGAGCGCGCAGTGCTCGAACTGCCACAACGAGTATGGTGCCGAGGGACTGAACCTGCAGGAGGGCAAGTCCCACGCCTCGCTGATGGCGTCAGGGGTGGGGCAGTGTGCCGCGGGCCCCCGGGTCACGCCTGGCCGCCCCGACGAGTCCCTGCTGGTGTCGCGCATCAGTGGCGATTCGTGCGGCCGCCGGATGCCCCTGGGCAATCCCGACTATTTCGACCTCCACCCGGGAGAGCTCACCCAGATCCGCTCGTGGATCCTCGCGGGCGCTCTCGACAACTAA
- a CDS encoding ATP-binding cassette domain-containing protein, which produces MVRALGSSLTDLTYIFDEPSIGLHPADLHRLNTLLVQLRDKGNTVLVVEHKPSVIAIADHIVDIGPGAGGNGGRVVYEGDVEGLKRSSSVTGQALSQKPETKTRTRTPTGWIELHDVTLHNLKNLSVRIPQGVFVVVTGVAGSGKSSLIRQTLPQRVQDVVVIDQSLARGSSRSNLATWTGILDAVRKLFATTNKVSESLFSANSKGACPECQGLGVVYTDLAHLDPVAVPCEACGGRRFTDAVLKHKVRGRSIGDVFDFPVEDAAAFFVEPAIHGPLQSLVDVGLGYVRLGQPLNTLSGGERQRMKLARSLHEPAPLAILDEPTTGLHLKDIDRLVAMIDRLVDKGTSVIVIEHHPRVIRRADWIIDMGPGAGHDGGRVVFEGTPTDLLKHPASLTGQWLSREG; this is translated from the coding sequence ATGGTGCGGGCACTCGGCTCGAGCCTCACGGATCTGACCTACATCTTCGACGAGCCGAGCATCGGTCTGCATCCCGCCGACCTGCACCGCCTCAACACCCTGCTCGTGCAGCTGCGCGACAAGGGAAACACGGTGCTCGTCGTCGAGCACAAGCCGTCGGTCATCGCCATCGCCGACCACATCGTCGACATCGGCCCCGGTGCCGGTGGGAACGGCGGCCGAGTCGTCTACGAAGGCGACGTGGAAGGACTGAAGCGCTCTTCGTCGGTGACGGGGCAGGCGCTGTCACAGAAGCCGGAGACGAAGACGCGGACGCGAACGCCCACCGGGTGGATCGAGCTCCACGATGTGACCCTGCACAACCTGAAGAACCTGAGTGTGCGCATTCCCCAGGGCGTCTTCGTCGTCGTCACCGGCGTCGCCGGCTCGGGCAAGAGCTCGCTCATCCGCCAGACACTTCCGCAGCGCGTCCAGGACGTCGTGGTCATCGACCAGAGCCTCGCCCGAGGCTCGAGCCGCTCGAACCTCGCGACGTGGACGGGGATCCTCGACGCCGTCCGCAAGCTGTTCGCGACGACAAACAAGGTCTCGGAGTCCCTGTTCTCGGCGAACTCCAAGGGCGCGTGCCCCGAGTGCCAGGGCCTGGGGGTCGTCTACACCGACCTCGCCCACCTCGACCCCGTCGCCGTTCCCTGTGAGGCCTGCGGCGGCCGCCGCTTCACCGACGCCGTCCTCAAGCACAAGGTGCGCGGCCGCTCCATCGGCGATGTCTTCGACTTCCCCGTCGAAGACGCCGCCGCGTTCTTCGTCGAGCCCGCCATCCACGGGCCGCTCCAATCCCTCGTCGATGTCGGCCTGGGCTACGTGCGCCTCGGCCAGCCCTTGAACACGCTGTCCGGCGGTGAGCGCCAGCGCATGAAGCTCGCGCGCAGCCTGCACGAGCCGGCGCCCCTGGCCATCCTCGACGAGCCGACGACCGGACTGCATTTGAAAGACATCGATCGTCTGGTGGCGATGATCGATCGTCTCGTCGACAAGGGCACGTCGGTCATCGTCATCGAGCACCACCCCCGGGTCATCCGCCGCGCCGACTGGATCATCGACATGGGACCCGGAGCCGGCCACGACGGCGGCCGCGTCGTCTTCGAGGGGACCCCCACCGACTTGCTGAAGCACCCGGCTTCGCTGACCGGGCAGTGGTTGTCCCGCGAAGGCTGA
- a CDS encoding cytochrome P450: protein MPFGGDAWLLTGYAEIKQFLADPRFSSLEATQPDTARVTPLPLRPGNLLTMDPPDHTRIRRVVVKAFSMRRVEQLRDRIREVVDEQLDQLVARGPPADLVASLAVPMPVVMISELLGIPSADRERFRRHSDVLVSTTAYDAAEVNRTRTALEEYFQELLEQRRSRPTDDLVSTLLEAMDTERLTPLETARTGVGILMAGHETSLSMISNSCFLLLSQRELYARLVAEPSLLPTAIEELLRYIPLRSTGSFPRRATEDVELGGVLIRKGETVIFQRAAADRDERVFTCPEKIDLARRPNPHLGFGHGAHHCLGAALARVELSLALEGLIRRFPDLRLAVPGDQVPWKPGLIARCPARLEVTW from the coding sequence ATGCCGTTCGGTGGGGATGCGTGGCTGCTGACCGGCTACGCCGAGATCAAGCAGTTCCTGGCCGACCCGAGGTTCAGCTCCCTGGAGGCCACACAGCCGGATACCGCCCGGGTCACCCCCTTGCCGCTGCGGCCGGGAAACCTGCTCACGATGGATCCACCGGACCACACCCGGATCCGCCGTGTCGTGGTGAAGGCCTTCTCGATGCGGCGGGTGGAGCAGTTGCGCGACCGCATCCGTGAGGTGGTGGACGAGCAACTCGACCAGCTCGTCGCGCGAGGACCACCGGCGGACCTGGTCGCCAGTCTGGCGGTCCCGATGCCGGTCGTGATGATCTCCGAGCTGCTCGGCATCCCTTCCGCGGATCGGGAGCGGTTCCGCCGGCACTCCGACGTCCTTGTCTCCACCACGGCCTACGACGCCGCCGAGGTCAACCGGACCCGGACGGCGCTGGAGGAGTACTTCCAGGAGTTGCTGGAACAGCGCCGCTCACGCCCCACGGACGACCTCGTCAGCACCTTGCTGGAGGCGATGGACACCGAGCGGCTGACGCCCCTCGAGACCGCTCGAACCGGTGTCGGGATTCTCATGGCCGGCCACGAGACGTCGCTCAGCATGATCTCGAACAGCTGCTTCCTGTTGCTCTCCCAACGGGAGCTCTACGCCCGGCTGGTGGCCGAGCCCTCGCTGCTGCCGACGGCGATCGAGGAGCTGCTGCGGTACATCCCGCTGCGCTCGACCGGGAGCTTCCCGCGGCGAGCCACGGAGGACGTCGAGCTGGGCGGCGTACTGATCCGCAAGGGCGAGACGGTCATCTTCCAGCGCGCGGCCGCGGATCGTGACGAGCGCGTCTTCACGTGCCCCGAGAAGATCGACCTCGCCCGCAGACCCAACCCACACCTCGGTTTCGGCCACGGGGCGCATCACTGCCTCGGGGCGGCGCTGGCGAGGGTCGAGTTGAGCCTCGCGCTCGAGGGCCTGATCCGGAGGTTCCCGGACCTGCGGCTCGCGGTCCCTGGCGACCAGGTGCCGTGGAAGCCCGGGCTGATCGCCCGCTGCCCCGCACGCCTCGAGGTGACGTGGTGA